One Deinococcus grandis DNA window includes the following coding sequences:
- the hrpB gene encoding ATP-dependent helicase HrpB has translation MRGVKLPIEEVTGEVRAALAAHPLVVVQAPPGAGKSTGLPLALLDEPWLAGQGVVMLQPRRVAARAVAARLAEGLGEEVGGTVGYRVRFDSRVSAATRLEVVTEGILTRRLQRDPELSGVGLVILDEFHERSLNADLALALLREVQGALRDDLRVLVMSATLDPALPGRLDAPLVESAGRAYPVDVRYLPTDPVGRVEDLVARQVRAALDAEPGDVLAFLPGVREIRAAAALLPDVDAVVLPLYGDLPVREQARALRPDPDGRRKVVLATSIAETSLTIDGVRVVVDGGLSRTQAFDPATGLTRMVTGRVTRDAATQRAGRAGRTAPGVAYRLWSERTQPLLPAARPPEVLDSDLAPLTLELAQWGVTDPATLHWLDVPPERRVQTARGVLRDLGALDDAGRVTLEGARLLDFPTHPRVAHLLTAPGDPALAADVAALLEERDPLSVGSGADLTDRVRALRSWRRKEGSRGDVAVLERIERLSCQWRTLLKVRADDRDPDPFAVGALVARAYPERAALAREETSGLRRGRFLLAGGQGAALPEGDALAGARALAVAHLDAAQAEGRIFLAAPLDPAALDAGAAWADAVRWDARTGTLVAQWERRFGALVLETRPLRDLPAAARVDALAAAIRDEGLHLLTFSPDAQALRDRVESVRFWRPEEDWPDLSDAALLGTLEDWLGPHLDGVRSRDDLGRVNLLPALQAQLPWPLPARLDDLAPTHLTVPTGSRIRLTYRPGEAPILAVKLQELFGLADTPAVNEGRTPVLLHLLSPAGRPVQVTQDLRSFWNSSYFEVRKDLRGRYPKHPWPDDPWTHAPMKGTKKRGV, from the coding sequence ATGCGGGGCGTGAAGTTGCCGATCGAGGAGGTCACGGGGGAGGTGCGCGCGGCGCTCGCGGCGCATCCCCTGGTGGTCGTGCAGGCCCCGCCGGGCGCGGGCAAGAGTACGGGGTTGCCGCTGGCGCTGCTGGACGAGCCGTGGCTGGCCGGGCAGGGCGTCGTGATGCTCCAGCCCCGCCGGGTCGCGGCCCGCGCGGTGGCGGCGCGGCTGGCGGAAGGTCTGGGCGAGGAGGTCGGCGGCACGGTCGGGTACCGCGTGCGTTTCGATTCGCGCGTGTCGGCCGCGACGCGGCTGGAGGTCGTCACCGAGGGCATCCTGACCCGCCGCCTGCAACGCGACCCGGAACTGTCCGGCGTGGGGCTGGTGATCCTGGACGAGTTCCACGAGCGCAGCCTGAACGCCGATCTGGCGCTGGCGCTGCTGCGCGAGGTGCAGGGGGCGCTGCGGGACGACCTGCGGGTGCTGGTCATGAGTGCCACGCTGGACCCGGCGCTGCCCGGACGGCTGGACGCGCCCCTCGTCGAGAGCGCGGGCCGGGCGTACCCGGTGGACGTCCGGTACCTGCCGACCGACCCGGTGGGCCGCGTGGAGGATCTGGTGGCGCGGCAGGTGCGTGCCGCGCTGGACGCCGAGCCGGGGGACGTGCTGGCGTTCCTGCCGGGCGTGCGTGAGATCCGCGCGGCCGCCGCGCTGCTGCCTGACGTGGACGCCGTGGTGCTGCCCCTGTACGGCGACCTCCCGGTGCGCGAGCAGGCGCGCGCGCTGCGGCCCGACCCGGACGGGCGGCGCAAGGTGGTCCTGGCGACCAGCATCGCCGAGACGTCCCTGACCATCGACGGCGTGCGCGTCGTGGTGGACGGCGGACTGAGCCGCACGCAGGCGTTCGATCCGGCGACCGGCCTGACCCGCATGGTCACGGGCCGCGTCACGCGCGACGCCGCCACGCAGCGCGCGGGCCGCGCGGGCCGCACCGCGCCCGGGGTCGCGTACCGCCTCTGGAGTGAACGGACGCAGCCGCTGCTGCCCGCCGCGCGCCCGCCGGAGGTGCTGGACTCGGACCTCGCGCCGCTGACGCTGGAACTCGCGCAGTGGGGCGTGACCGACCCCGCGACCCTCCACTGGCTGGACGTGCCGCCCGAGCGCCGCGTGCAGACCGCGCGGGGCGTGTTGCGGGACCTGGGCGCGCTGGACGACGCGGGCCGCGTGACGCTGGAGGGCGCGCGCCTGCTGGACTTCCCCACGCACCCGCGCGTCGCGCACCTGCTGACCGCGCCGGGTGACCCCGCGCTGGCGGCGGACGTGGCGGCGCTGCTGGAGGAACGCGACCCTCTGTCCGTCGGGTCCGGCGCGGACCTGACCGACCGCGTGCGCGCCCTGCGCTCCTGGCGGCGCAAGGAAGGCAGTAGGGGAGACGTCGCCGTGCTGGAGAGGATCGAGCGGCTGTCCTGCCAGTGGCGCACCCTCCTGAAGGTCCGTGCCGACGACCGTGACCCCGACCCGTTCGCGGTGGGGGCCCTGGTGGCCCGTGCGTACCCGGAACGCGCTGCGCTGGCCCGCGAGGAAACCAGTGGCCTGCGCCGGGGCCGCTTCCTGCTCGCGGGCGGTCAGGGGGCCGCGCTGCCCGAGGGGGACGCCCTGGCCGGAGCGCGCGCGCTGGCCGTCGCGCACCTCGACGCCGCGCAGGCCGAGGGCCGCATCTTCCTGGCCGCGCCGCTCGACCCGGCTGCGCTGGACGCCGGGGCTGCGTGGGCGGACGCCGTGCGCTGGGACGCCCGTACCGGCACCCTCGTCGCGCAGTGGGAACGGCGCTTCGGCGCGCTCGTCCTCGAAACCCGGCCCCTGCGGGACCTGCCCGCCGCCGCCCGCGTGGACGCCCTGGCCGCTGCGATCCGCGACGAGGGCCTGCATCTCCTGACCTTCAGCCCGGACGCGCAGGCGCTGCGGGACCGCGTGGAGTCCGTGCGGTTCTGGAGGCCGGAGGAAGACTGGCCGGACCTGAGCGACGCCGCGTTGCTCGGCACCCTGGAAGACTGGCTGGGCCCGCACCTGGACGGCGTGCGCAGTCGCGACGACCTGGGGCGCGTGAACCTCCTCCCGGCCCTCCAGGCGCAGCTGCCCTGGCCCCTCCCGGCCCGCCTGGACGACCTGGCCCCCACGCACCTGACCGTCCCCACCGGCAGCCGCATCCGCCTCACCTACCGCCCCGGCGAGGCGCCCATCCTGGCGGTGAAGTTGCAGGAACTGTTCGGGCTGGCCGACACGCCCGCCGTGAACGAGGGCCGCACGCCCGTGCTGCTGCACCTGCTCTCACCCGCCGGGCGGCCCGTGCAGGTCACGCAGGACCTCCGGTCGTTCTGGAACTCCTCTTACTTCGAGGTCCGCAAGGACCTGCGCGGCCGCTACCCCAAACACCCCTGGCCCGACGACCCCTGGACGCACGCCCCCATGAAAGGCACCAAGAAACGCGGCGTATGA
- a CDS encoding methyltransferase domain-containing protein: MTWNPDQYHLFREARSAPVRDLHALIPDQAYASVIDLGCGTGEHTLTLARRFPQAQVTGLDQSAEMLERAQAQQAPNLRFRQGDLGRLDDTYDLIHANASLHWVPDHPTLLAHLWTHLHPGGVLAAQVPANHDHPSHRLLTDTALDFQDELGGYARFGTAHGASPVLPPARYAELLDELGGVDITALSKVYPVVLNGADGLIDWTKGTALVPYLSHLTDHGQQRFLTAYRERLHAAYPGERVYYAFTRTLFTARRPA; encoded by the coding sequence ATGACGTGGAACCCCGACCAGTACCACCTCTTCCGCGAAGCCCGCAGCGCCCCCGTCCGCGACCTGCACGCCCTGATTCCCGATCAGGCGTACGCCAGCGTCATCGACCTGGGCTGCGGCACGGGCGAACACACCCTGACGCTCGCGCGGCGCTTCCCGCAGGCGCAGGTCACCGGCCTCGACCAGAGCGCCGAGATGCTGGAGCGGGCGCAGGCGCAGCAGGCCCCCAACCTCCGCTTCCGGCAGGGCGACCTGGGCCGCCTGGACGACACGTACGACCTGATCCACGCAAACGCCTCGCTGCACTGGGTGCCGGACCACCCCACGCTGCTCGCGCACCTGTGGACGCACCTGCACCCCGGCGGTGTGCTGGCCGCGCAGGTCCCCGCCAACCACGACCACCCCAGCCACCGCCTCCTGACCGACACTGCCCTGGACTTCCAGGACGAACTGGGCGGGTACGCCCGCTTCGGCACCGCGCACGGCGCGTCCCCGGTCCTGCCCCCCGCCCGCTACGCGGAACTGCTCGACGAACTGGGCGGCGTGGACATCACTGCCCTGAGCAAGGTCTACCCGGTCGTACTGAACGGCGCGGACGGCCTGATCGACTGGACGAAAGGCACCGCCCTCGTCCCGTACCTCAGCCACCTGACCGACCACGGGCAGCAGCGCTTCCTGACCGCCTACCGCGAACGCCTCCACGCCGCCTACCCCGGCGAGCGCGTGTACTACGCTTTCACCCGCACGCTGTTCACCGCACGCCGCCCCGCCTGA
- a CDS encoding Rad52/Rad22 family DNA repair protein, with protein sequence MKLSDVQKRLQAPFPAHMVAWKPAAFSRDRSRALMLAHIDARAVQDRLDAICPDGWSFEIEVIPGTRQPTVKGRLTVLGVTREDIGEAPEGDLGTLKAASSDALKRCAVHFGIGRYLYDLPRTWADWDDAKRAPTQTPELPDWARPDHERTPGGAHLMQAMEQLRYELPEDLDLQREVYKHLKAALGSLHPAPPQPTPQHPTPQHPGRAA encoded by the coding sequence ATGAAACTGAGCGATGTTCAGAAACGACTTCAGGCCCCGTTTCCCGCTCACATGGTGGCGTGGAAACCAGCCGCCTTCAGTCGGGACCGCAGCCGCGCGCTGATGCTCGCGCACATCGACGCCCGCGCGGTGCAGGACCGCCTGGACGCCATCTGCCCGGATGGGTGGAGCTTCGAGATCGAGGTCATCCCCGGCACCCGCCAGCCCACCGTGAAGGGCCGACTGACCGTCCTGGGCGTCACCCGCGAGGACATCGGCGAGGCCCCCGAGGGCGACCTGGGCACCCTGAAGGCCGCCTCCTCGGACGCCCTGAAACGCTGCGCGGTACACTTCGGGATCGGCCGGTACCTGTACGACCTGCCCAGGACCTGGGCCGACTGGGACGACGCCAAGCGCGCGCCCACGCAGACGCCCGAACTGCCCGACTGGGCCCGCCCGGACCACGAACGCACACCCGGCGGCGCGCACCTGATGCAAGCCATGGAGCAGCTGCGCTACGAACTGCCCGAGGATCTGGACCTGCAACGCGAGGTGTACAAGCACCTGAAGGCCGCGCTGGGCAGCCTCCACCCCGCCCCGCCGCAGCCCACGCCCCAGCACCCCACCCCGCAGCACCCCGGACGGGCCGCGTGA
- the hisB gene encoding imidazoleglycerol-phosphate dehydratase HisB, which yields MSRTATVTRTTSETDITVQLDLDTSSYEHPQTGHGFLDHMLDALARHARIGLTVRATGDLHIEPHHLIEDTGITLGQALTQALGDRKGIERYGSAFVPMDETLAHVVLDLSGRAHLAFEPETLNVWGDAGGMTHYHLREFLRGLCNHAGITLHVRLLAGREAHHVIEAIVKAVARALRDAVQVTSQTMPSTKGSL from the coding sequence ATGAGCCGCACGGCCACCGTCACCCGAACCACCAGCGAAACGGACATCACCGTCCAGCTCGACCTCGACACCAGCAGCTACGAGCACCCCCAGACCGGGCACGGCTTCCTGGACCACATGCTCGACGCGCTGGCCCGCCACGCCCGCATCGGCCTGACCGTCCGCGCGACCGGCGACCTGCACATCGAACCGCACCACCTGATCGAGGACACCGGCATCACCCTCGGTCAGGCACTCACGCAGGCCCTCGGGGACCGCAAGGGCATCGAACGGTACGGCAGTGCCTTCGTGCCCATGGACGAAACGCTGGCGCACGTGGTGCTGGACCTGTCGGGCCGCGCGCACCTCGCCTTCGAACCCGAGACGCTGAACGTGTGGGGCGACGCGGGCGGCATGACCCACTACCACCTGCGGGAATTCCTGCGCGGCCTGTGCAACCACGCGGGCATCACCCTGCACGTCCGCCTCCTCGCGGGCCGCGAGGCGCACCACGTCATCGAGGCCATCGTGAAAGCCGTCGCGCGCGCCCTGCGGGACGCCGTGCAGGTCACCTCCCAGACCATGCCCAGCACCAAGGGCAGCCTGTGA
- the hisH gene encoding imidazole glycerol phosphate synthase subunit HisH — translation MTAPSTDRPEVLLLDYGAGNVRSAAKALERAGMTVRVSSDPADVPGARALVVPGQGHFRQVMDAFDTSGFRQPVLDAARGGTPILGICVGMQMLLEGSEEAPGVQGLGLIPGTVLRFQGDAQRKVPQMGWNSLDKVGDSPLLNDLACPAYAYFVHSYYVPLTVDVDAGAITEYGVPFWAAFSHGNLHATQFHPEKSGAVGLAILERFRRNVLEN, via the coding sequence ATGACCGCCCCCTCCACCGACCGCCCCGAGGTCCTGCTGCTCGACTACGGCGCCGGGAACGTCCGCAGCGCCGCCAAGGCCCTCGAACGCGCGGGCATGACCGTCCGCGTCAGCAGCGACCCCGCCGATGTCCCCGGCGCCCGCGCGCTGGTCGTGCCCGGGCAGGGACACTTCCGACAGGTCATGGACGCCTTCGACACCAGCGGCTTCCGCCAGCCCGTCCTCGACGCCGCGCGGGGCGGCACGCCCATCCTGGGCATCTGCGTCGGCATGCAGATGCTCCTGGAAGGCAGCGAGGAAGCGCCCGGCGTGCAGGGCCTCGGCCTGATCCCCGGCACCGTCCTGCGCTTCCAGGGTGACGCGCAGCGCAAAGTGCCGCAGATGGGCTGGAACAGCCTCGACAAGGTCGGCGACAGCCCCCTGCTGAACGACCTCGCGTGCCCCGCGTACGCCTACTTCGTACACTCCTACTACGTCCCGCTGACCGTGGACGTGGACGCAGGCGCCATCACCGAGTACGGCGTGCCGTTCTGGGCCGCGTTCAGCCACGGCAACCTGCACGCCACGCAGTTCCACCCGGAAAAGAGCGGCGCGGTGGGCCTCGCCATCCTCGAACGGTTCCGCCGCAACGTCCTGGAGAACTGA
- a CDS encoding NAD(P)/FAD-dependent oxidoreductase: protein MNVIVIGAGIAGASVAYFLARAGAQVTVVDAGAHRASDVPSALINPVRGQSGGVDARALDGMRFTWTLLRDLGAAGFAVPHAQSGVLRPIPDDRARARFERNLPAALNHAWLSPADAPERLAPGWGHVLHLPDGGWVDGPAFTRALVQASGAQVVTGRAQDWTARTVTLAGGETLSGEAVVFCGGSVGVTWRGEAATHRRGTLLTLDRAVTRVPLSFGAYLAPDARGGVLGATFETPTAHWTPNGLPLASLGWLLGKGAALTDLRGARVTGHWTGTRLSGLNAGPQEGGTWRLTGLSSKGFLLGPLLAAELASDLMSAARPG from the coding sequence TTGAACGTCATCGTGATCGGGGCGGGCATCGCGGGGGCATCGGTCGCCTATTTCCTGGCCCGCGCGGGCGCCCAGGTGACGGTCGTGGATGCGGGCGCGCACCGCGCGAGCGACGTGCCCAGCGCCCTGATCAACCCGGTGCGCGGCCAGTCGGGCGGCGTGGACGCCCGCGCGCTGGACGGCATGCGCTTCACGTGGACGCTCCTGCGCGACCTCGGGGCGGCGGGATTCGCGGTCCCGCACGCGCAGTCGGGCGTGCTGCGGCCCATCCCGGACGACCGCGCCCGCGCCCGCTTCGAACGGAACCTCCCCGCCGCGCTGAATCACGCGTGGCTGAGCCCGGCAGACGCGCCGGAACGCCTGGCGCCCGGCTGGGGGCACGTCCTGCACCTCCCGGACGGCGGATGGGTGGACGGCCCGGCCTTCACCCGCGCGCTCGTGCAGGCGTCCGGCGCGCAGGTCGTCACCGGACGCGCGCAGGACTGGACGGCCCGCACGGTCACCCTGGCAGGCGGCGAGACCCTGAGCGGGGAGGCCGTGGTGTTCTGCGGCGGCTCGGTCGGCGTCACGTGGCGCGGCGAGGCCGCCACGCACCGGCGCGGCACCCTCCTGACCCTCGACCGGGCCGTGACGCGCGTGCCGCTCAGCTTCGGCGCGTACCTCGCCCCGGACGCACGCGGCGGGGTGCTCGGCGCGACCTTCGAGACCCCCACTGCCCACTGGACCCCGAACGGGCTGCCGCTGGCCTCGCTGGGGTGGCTGCTCGGCAAGGGCGCGGCCCTCACCGACCTGCGCGGCGCGCGCGTCACCGGGCACTGGACCGGCACGCGCCTCTCCGGCCTGAACGCCGGACCTCAGGAGGGCGGCACGTGGCGCCTGACCGGCCTGAGCAGCAAGGGCTTCCTGCTCGGACCCCTGCTGGCCGCAGAACTGGCCAGCGACCTGATGAGCGCGGCCCGGCCCGGCTGA
- the mnmD gene encoding tRNA (5-methylaminomethyl-2-thiouridine)(34)-methyltransferase MnmD, translating into MSEGSAEAQGDVLVTPDGSRTALNARFGEAYGSRHGAASQARHVFVEGTGTHEHPAPRVLEVGFGVGVNARATLARCAARGVPLEYHAFEFDPAPRELLRDVARGGAAEDHPAWRALLDAWPEAGGGGEVEVTAGGATLRVTFADVLTANLPESWATALYLDGFSPSRNPDVWTPEFTARLARTLAPGGVLGTYSAAGHVRRSLEAAGLRVERRPGAPGKRECLRAVREVGSGEWGVEEGTP; encoded by the coding sequence ATGAGTGAGGGTTCCGCTGAGGCGCAGGGTGACGTGCTGGTCACGCCGGACGGGTCACGTACCGCCCTGAACGCCCGGTTCGGCGAGGCGTACGGGTCGCGGCACGGCGCGGCGTCGCAGGCGCGCCATGTGTTCGTGGAGGGCACCGGCACGCACGAGCACCCCGCCCCGCGCGTGCTGGAGGTGGGGTTCGGGGTGGGCGTGAACGCCCGCGCGACCCTGGCCCGCTGCGCGGCGCGCGGCGTTCCGCTGGAGTACCACGCGTTCGAGTTCGACCCGGCGCCCCGTGAACTGCTGCGCGACGTGGCGCGCGGCGGGGCGGCCGAGGATCACCCCGCGTGGCGGGCGCTGCTGGACGCCTGGCCCGAAGCGGGCGGCGGCGGTGAGGTGGAGGTCACGGCGGGCGGCGCGACCCTGCGCGTCACGTTCGCGGACGTCCTGACCGCCAACCTGCCCGAAAGCTGGGCGACGGCGCTGTACCTGGACGGCTTCTCGCCCAGCCGCAATCCGGACGTGTGGACGCCGGAGTTCACGGCGCGGCTGGCCCGCACTCTGGCGCCGGGGGGTGTGCTGGGCACGTACAGCGCCGCCGGGCACGTGCGCCGCTCGCTGGAGGCCGCCGGGCTGCGCGTGGAGCGCCGACCCGGCGCGCCCGGCAAACGCGAGTGCCTGCGCGCGGTGCGGGAAGTGGGCAGTGGGGAGTGGGGAGTGGAGGAAGGCACACCTTGA
- a CDS encoding elongation factor G, with amino-acid sequence MPHRIVSLAAHSGTGKTTLAEALLHRSGVISRMGRVEDGTTRSDHTDAEKAHGFSIQTGVLRLTHEGTDVTVLDTPGFADFVREIRGGIRAADSVLVLVSAVGGVEVGTERAWATADRFGMPRVVVVNRMDRERADFFTVLADVRASLKGPVAAACLPVGEGPDFRGVVNVLTGEVSPPQELPPTLTGALREARDALLDAIVETDDDLMGRYLEGEPIGDDELEAAYLRAVHAGTLYPVLPVSAVTGVGLDALLHLMVRGLRSARERGPLTGVDGQTREPTPDAPLSARVWRVSIDPFVGKVAYVRVWSGTLRPGDTLRNTSQDLDVRPMHLYVPNGKDLTEVPELPAGSIGVLTKLPDLHAGDTLADPAQPITYDPLWLPDPVHTVAIHPATRQDEDKLGAALAKLREEDSTLHYAREPQTGEQLLSGMGDMHLGIAVEKLAAQGVTVTTTPPRIPYRETIHAPAEAQGKHRKQSGGHGQYGDCRIRIEPGEGFAFRSAVVGGAIPGKYIPSIEKGVQDAMQRGALAGYPMQDVHVTVLDGSYHDVDSSDIAFRTAGSLALKNAVTGARPGLLEPVMQLRVRAPASFTGDLISDLQTRRARVQGMDPEGTVITVTALVPQAELQTYSADLRSLTGDRGAFSIKPHGYQAVPEPLARKIIEARQGELAGA; translated from the coding sequence GTGCCTCACCGCATCGTGAGTCTGGCCGCGCACAGCGGCACCGGAAAGACGACACTGGCCGAGGCCCTGCTGCACCGCAGCGGGGTCATTTCGCGCATGGGCCGCGTGGAGGACGGCACGACCCGCAGCGACCACACGGACGCGGAGAAGGCGCACGGGTTCTCGATCCAGACCGGGGTGCTGCGCCTGACGCACGAGGGCACGGACGTGACGGTGCTGGACACGCCGGGCTTCGCGGATTTCGTGCGGGAGATCCGGGGCGGCATCCGCGCGGCGGACAGCGTGCTCGTGCTCGTCAGCGCGGTGGGCGGCGTGGAGGTCGGCACCGAGCGCGCCTGGGCGACCGCCGACCGTTTCGGCATGCCGCGCGTGGTGGTCGTGAACAGGATGGACCGTGAGCGGGCAGACTTCTTCACCGTCCTTGCGGACGTGCGGGCCAGCCTGAAGGGGCCGGTCGCGGCGGCGTGCCTGCCGGTGGGCGAGGGACCGGACTTCCGGGGCGTGGTGAACGTCCTCACCGGCGAGGTCAGCCCCCCACAGGAGCTGCCCCCCACCCTGACCGGCGCGCTGCGCGAGGCGCGGGACGCGCTGCTGGACGCCATCGTCGAGACGGATGACGACCTGATGGGCCGCTACCTGGAGGGCGAACCCATCGGGGACGACGAACTGGAGGCCGCGTACCTGCGGGCGGTCCACGCGGGCACCCTCTACCCGGTGCTGCCCGTCAGTGCCGTGACCGGCGTGGGCCTGGACGCGCTGCTGCACCTGATGGTGCGGGGGCTGCGCAGCGCCCGCGAGCGCGGCCCGCTGACCGGCGTGGATGGCCAGACCCGCGAACCCACCCCGGACGCCCCCCTGAGCGCGCGGGTGTGGCGGGTGTCCATTGACCCGTTCGTGGGTAAGGTCGCGTACGTCCGCGTGTGGAGCGGCACGCTGCGCCCCGGCGACACGCTGCGCAACACCTCGCAGGACCTGGACGTGCGCCCCATGCACCTGTACGTCCCGAACGGCAAGGACCTCACCGAGGTGCCCGAACTGCCCGCCGGGAGCATCGGCGTCCTGACGAAACTCCCGGACCTGCACGCCGGGGACACCCTGGCCGACCCGGCCCAGCCCATCACGTACGACCCGCTGTGGCTGCCGGACCCCGTGCACACCGTCGCCATTCACCCCGCCACCCGCCAGGACGAGGACAAGCTCGGCGCGGCCCTCGCCAAGCTGCGTGAGGAGGACTCCACCCTCCACTACGCCCGCGAACCCCAGACCGGCGAGCAGCTGCTGTCCGGCATGGGCGACATGCACCTGGGCATCGCCGTGGAGAAACTGGCCGCGCAGGGCGTCACCGTGACCACCACCCCGCCCCGCATCCCGTACCGCGAGACCATCCACGCGCCCGCCGAGGCGCAGGGCAAACACCGGAAACAGAGCGGCGGGCACGGCCAGTACGGCGACTGCCGCATCCGCATCGAACCCGGCGAAGGCTTCGCGTTCCGGTCCGCCGTGGTGGGCGGCGCCATCCCCGGCAAATACATCCCCAGCATCGAGAAAGGCGTTCAGGACGCCATGCAACGCGGCGCCCTGGCCGGGTACCCCATGCAGGACGTGCACGTCACCGTCCTCGACGGCAGCTACCACGACGTGGACAGCAGCGACATCGCCTTCCGCACCGCCGGCAGCCTCGCCCTGAAAAACGCCGTCACGGGCGCCCGCCCCGGCCTCCTCGAACCCGTCATGCAACTGCGCGTCCGCGCCCCGGCCTCCTTCACCGGGGACCTCATCAGCGACCTGCAGACCCGCCGCGCCCGCGTGCAGGGCATGGACCCCGAAGGGACCGTCATCACCGTCACCGCCCTCGTCCCCCAGGCCGAACTCCAGACGTACAGCGCCGACCTGCGCTCCCTGACCGGCGACCGCGGCGCGTTCAGCATCAAACCCCACGGGTACCAGGCGGTCCCGGAACCCCTCGCCAGAAAAATCATCGAGGCGCGGCAGGGGGAACTGGCCGGGGCGTGA